The Nisaea sediminum genomic sequence ATCTGGGACGCGTGTCCGCCGGCGGTGAATGCAATGTCGGCGTTCGTGAGGATACCCTCGGCCTGATTGCTGCCGCCGGTGCCGGAAATGTACTCCGCGCCTTCCTTCACCGAGAACTGCTCCACGGCGTCTTCCCGGAGCTCGGCCAGCAGATCGTAGTCCTGATCCTCGAGCATCTGCTGCGCGATCTCGACGCGCGCGAAGAGCTCCGGCGCGTTGACCTCGAACATGCCGTAGCTCGGATCTCCGGTGTTGTTCCGCTGTTGGGTTTCACCCACACGCGTCGCGGATCCGTTACCGGTCTTCCGCGGCTGCTTCAGGCTGGACCCGCCGATGGTCCGAACCGTTGCCAGAGCCCGCATAGGAGTGGTCTCGATCAGGTCCTTGATGATCTCCTTCTGGAGGTCCGGCGGCGCCGCGAGATAGCCGGCCCCACTGTCATCGCTCTTCGTCAGCGCGTTCTTGCGCTTCTTCAGGGCCTCCCGGTCTTCCGGCGAGCGGTCATCATCCGGACGGCGAATTGCGCGGTCGAATGCCGCGCGATACTCCGCGTCGGCGTTGTCGTTCGCACCGCCCGGCATGCCGGGCCGGTTGGCCGCGGCTTCGATACGATCCATCTGTTCCTGAAAATCCTTGATTGCCTTGGCATTTGCCTCGGCAAGCGTAATCGCCTGGTTCAGACCTTCGTGCTTGTTGAGCGTCTCGTTGATGCGCTCGAGTTTCTCTTCGAGAAGCGCGTCCCGGCGCTTCTCGTTCGCGTCGTTGGCCGCGTGCAGTTCCTTGACCGCAGATTCGACCTCCTGGATGACTTCCTTCGGTGCTTTATCGGGCATTTCAAACCTCACTTGTTGAGCGTGGATCGGATGGTTGCAGCCAGCTGAGAAAGCCCTTCAAGGGCCTCTTGATCCTCTCCCTCGTCACGCAGGGTGTCGGTCGGCTGTTGGCCCGCACCGTCACGATGCGGGCCGGTGATGCGCATGACGGCGGACGCGAGCCGCTTCGCATGCGCGTTGGAGAAACCTTCCCCCTCTCGGAGAAGGCGCTCGATTTCACGGACGGCAGGATCCGATGCCCCTTCGGGCAGGAGTTCCTTGGGTGTCCGCTGAAAATAGGCGAGGAGGGCAGAGCCCGCGGCGGCCTTGGCCTTCTTTTTCGAAGGCACGAGGACGTCGGCAAATCCGTGATCTACGGCGTCCTTGCCCTTGAACCAGGTCTCGGCGGCAACCCACGCCTCGAGTTCTCCGCGGTCCTGTTCCGTGCGAGCCTCGTAAGTGTCGATGATCGCGGATTCCAACGTGTCGAGAATATCCGCCTCGAGCCGCATGGTATCGGAATCACCAATGACGCCAGACCACGGCTTGTGGATCATGATATGTGCGCTTTCGGCGATCCTGATCTCGTCGCCGGCCATAGCAATTACGGACGCGATAGAGGCGGCCAGGCTGTCGATGTGGACAATCACCTTGGCCTTGTGGCGAGCCAGCGCGTTGTAGATCGCGATACCGCCGAAAACGAGCCCGCCCGGGCTATTGATCCGGACATTGATCGTTTCAACGTCGAGCGCGGCGATTTCCTTCGCCAGCACCTCCGCGTCAACGCCGCCCCACCAGCCGCCGATATCGCCATAGATGTAGATTTCAGCGGAGTTTTCATCCTGCTCACCCTCGGCAAGCCGAATGATGCCCGGCCCGAGCGCTGCAGGCGCACGGTTTGCCGCCCGCCCCGCCATTGCCGGGGCGACTTCGATAAGTCGTTTCGCCATAGCTTTTTCCTGATCAGTTAGGGGAGGGCCGCCGCGGCGGCTCAACGCCCGGATCCTCGCCGCCGCTAAGGCTCTTGGAGCCTTTTTCGACTGCCATAGTGTTCGACGGAACCCGGTAGATGC encodes the following:
- a CDS encoding phage major capsid protein is translated as MPDKAPKEVIQEVESAVKELHAANDANEKRRDALLEEKLERINETLNKHEGLNQAITLAEANAKAIKDFQEQMDRIEAAANRPGMPGGANDNADAEYRAAFDRAIRRPDDDRSPEDREALKKRKNALTKSDDSGAGYLAAPPDLQKEIIKDLIETTPMRALATVRTIGGSSLKQPRKTGNGSATRVGETQQRNNTGDPSYGMFEVNAPELFARVEIAQQMLEDQDYDLLAELREDAVEQFSVKEGAEYISGTGGSNQAEGILTNADIAFTAGGHASQITADGLITMCYDLKTGYSRNATWGLNRKTLGAIRKLKGSDNNYLWQSGLAAGKPNTILDSPYAEMPDLPDIAANTFPVTYGDFRKGYVIVDRVLIMFQVDYTTGADNGLVVFRGRRRTRGGGPPPGGIPQEAGRSHVVLG
- a CDS encoding head maturation protease, ClpP-related, with translation MAKRLIEVAPAMAGRAANRAPAALGPGIIRLAEGEQDENSAEIYIYGDIGGWWGGVDAEVLAKEIAALDVETINVRINSPGGLVFGGIAIYNALARHKAKVIVHIDSLAASIASVIAMAGDEIRIAESAHIMIHKPWSGVIGDSDTMRLEADILDTLESAIIDTYEARTEQDRGELEAWVAAETWFKGKDAVDHGFADVLVPSKKKAKAAAGSALLAYFQRTPKELLPEGASDPAVREIERLLREGEGFSNAHAKRLASAVMRITGPHRDGAGQQPTDTLRDEGEDQEALEGLSQLAATIRSTLNK